Below is a window of Moorella thermoacetica DNA.
CGGCCCGGGCAAACTCTCGGGTATGGGGTACCAGTTTCCCCGCATTGAGGGACAGGTAGGGGTGGATGGCCGGTACTACCCGGCTGACATTGCCCATATCCAGGGAACCCCGGCTGCGGCAGGCCGGGGCCAGGTCGGTGACGCCCAGTTCCTGCAAATTTCTCTGCCAGGCGCCTGCCAGGGTTCGGTTGACAAGCATGGCTTCGTAGGAGGGTTCGTAGTTGTGGTACCAGAAACGGGTACCGGTGGCCAGGGCCGCCGCTGTGGCACAGTCCTCCACCCGCCGGGCCACCCGGTTCAGGGCTTCCCTGGTACTGGCCCGGAGGTAAAAACGGGCCACCGCCCGTTCCGGAATGATGTTGGGCGAGACCCCGCCCTCGGTAATTATGCCGTGGATGCTGGCCTCGTCCTTTAAATAAGGCCGCAAAGCATGAATATTATTAAACAGCTGAATAACTGCCTCTAGAGCGTTAATGCCTTCCTCCGGGCTGGAGGCGGCATGGGCGGCCCGGCCTTCAAAAATAAACTCCAGGGCCTCCAGGGCTTGGGAAGTCACCTCGACGGCATTGGTGTCCCCGGGGTGAAACATCATGGCCACATCCAGGTCGTCCAATGCCCCCTCCCTGGCAAGTAATACCTTGGCGCCGTGGCTCTCCTCGGCCGGGGTTCCCAGGACCACAATAGTCCCGCGCAATTCCCGGACAGCGGCCGCCAGGCCTAAAGCGGCGCCCAGGCTGCCGGCTGCGATGAGGTTATGGCCGCAGGCGTGGCCCAGCTCCGGCAGGGCATCATACTCGGCCAGCAGGCCTATCCGGGGCCCGGGGGTCCCGGTGGCCAGTTCGGCCCGAAAAGCCGTCGGTAACTGGCAGAGGGGCCTGGTAATTTTAAAACCTTTTTCCGCCAGGATCCCGGTCAGGAGATCGGCGGCAAAATACTCCTCGTTCCCCGTCTCCGGGTGATCAAAGATGGCTTCCGCCACCTGGATAATCTGGTCCTTGATCTCCTCTATAGCCCGGCTAATCCTTTCTTTTACGCCGTACATAATTTTAACCCCTAACCACCCGGAGATTAGATTCCCGGGCCATGGAAATAATAATACCAGAATAGCGATGGGAGGTTGGACTGTGTCCCTGGCATCCTGCTCCTGCCATTGTACCTATTTAAATGATGGCCTGTGTGAGCTGGCCGGCCACCTGGACCGGGGCCTGCCCGTTATCTGTCCTTACCGGCAGCAGGCTACCGCTGGCTCCCGGCCCGGCCTACCAACCCCCGGTTGGGAAGGTCTCCCGCCCGGTTTCGTTACTGCCACGCACCATCGCTACCCCGGCTCTACAAAACCTGCCGGCCGTCAACGCTGAGCCGGGGCCGCAGCAGAATGCCATCCAGATGGCTGGGGGCTTCCACCCGGCCCCCGAAGGTGCTGTTGTCCCCCAGGGCGATATGGACCGTACCCCGCACCTTTTCATCCTCCAAGACGTTGCCCGTTAATTTGGCCAGGGGATTGAGACCGATACCCAGTTCGGCAATATTACGGCTCTCCGGGCCATAACGGTTGAGTATTTCCTCCAGGGCACGGGCCTCCCCGCCGCTGACCTCCACGGCCCGGCCTTCCTCCACCCTGATTCGCAGGGGCTCCTTTAAAAAGCCGATTCCGGACATGGCGCCGTCGATAACCAGTATCCCCCGGGCGGTTCCCTCCACGGGAGCTATATAGGCCTCGCCCGCAGGAAGATTGCCGAAATCTCCTGGCCGGCGATAGAGGCCCGTATCGGGGTGCCCCCGGCGGCCGGCGATGCTGAAGGTTAAATCTGTGCCCGCCGGGGTCGTCAGGTGTACCTCCTGTCCCCCCGTAAGGATTGCGGCATAATCCTCGCACTCCGCGGCCATGGCGTCATAATCAACTGCCAGGGTACGTTCCAGCATATCGGCCGTGGCCCCGGGCAGGGAGGCGATGCGGGCGCCGGCGTCATTGGCCGCCCGGCGGGCCCTGGTATGGGAGAGGGACCTGGAGGTAACCAGGACCACCACCTGGCCCTTGAGCATGGCTGCCGCCACCATCTCCGGTGGTTCTTGGCCGTGGTTGTCCCGGGGAAGCATGGTTATCGCGGCCGCCTCGGCCCCCAGCTCCCTGGCGGCCCGGAAGAAGGCTTCCCCCAGGGGCTGCAAATCGGTGTCGGTAACTATGAGAACCTTATCCCCCGCCCTGACGGCCAGGCACTCGGCCAGGGCCAGGCGGCAGGCTGAAGCTAGATCAGGCATGTTAATAACCCCCTTGTGATTCAGTGCTTCCAGCTTCTGCAGGGGCTGGAGAGTACAGGCTCGGGCTCCGATGGTTCTCAGCTAGCAAACTTGGCGTTTAGTTGCTTAAGCGGCGGGGGTGGCTTGACTTTTATCCCTTTGATCAAACATAACGGGGCGTGGTACTTCTCGTTCCTTAAAGCTTGTTGCGATCCCCATCCCGTTCACCGCCGCCTCACTTCGGCTTCACTGAGTTTGCTAACGCCTCGAACCAAGTCGCCCTCCGCCTGGACCCTCCAGCCACTTGGCGGCCTATATTTTTCATCTTACAATCGCCAGCTCGCTGCCGCAGGAGCGGCAGATACGGCCATCTAGGCCGGGCAGGGAAACGTGATAGCCGGTGCGGCGAATGACCAGTTCACCGCATACCGGGCAATAGGTATTATTGGCCTCCGGATCGGCCACATTACCCAGATAAACATAATGCAAATGCTTCCTGGCCATATCCCTGGCGCGACGCATAGTTTCCAGGGGAGTCGGCGGCGCCTCAAGGCGGTACCGGGGGAAATAGCGGGAGAAGTGGAGGGGTGTATCCACCCCCAGGTTGGTCGCCACCCACTTGACCAGTTCTTCCAGTTCAGTCGAGTCGTCGTTGAGGCCGGTAACCAGGAGGGTGGTTATCTCCACATGGCTGCCGGAGTCCACTGCTGCTGCCGCCGTCTTAAGCACCGGGCGGTAATCGCCCTTGACAACCTTACGATAAAATTCCAGGCTGAAGCCCTTGACATCAATATTCCAGGCGTCAATCCAGGGCAGGAGTTCCTTCAGGGGCTCCGGCCGGATAAAGCCGTTGGTGACCATGACGTTCTTCAGCCCGGCATTCCGGGCCAACTGCGCCGTGGCCAGGACGAATTCAAACCAGACCAGGGGTTCGGAGTAGGTGTAGGCTATTCCCAGGCTGTCGACCTCCCGTGCTTTGCGGACCAGGTCATCGGGAGAAATGACAACCGTCTCGGGCTCTTGCTGTGCTATTTCCCAGTTCTGGCAGAAGTCACAGCTGAAGTTGCAGCCCACGGTGCCGGCTGAGAGGATAAGACTGCCGGGGTAAAAGTGGTAGAGGGGCTTTTTTTCGATGGGATCCAGGGCCAGGGAAGAACAGCGGCCGTAATTACGGGTAATAAGGCGGCCCTCCCGGTTTTCCCGCACCCGGCAGACGCCCCTTTTTCCGGGAGCAATAACACAGGTATGGGGACAGAGGCGGCACTCGACCTTTTCTCCAGGCAGCTTTACATAATACGCAGCTTCGGTCACGCCATGCATACGGCTCCCCTCCTTCGCGAAACCGGAAACGTAATTGCCGTTGCCCAGCTCCCTGCTCCTGCCTCCGTTAATGGTAACGCGTTACCTTGAACCTTTCCAGCCGGTAGGGCTCATCGGGGCCGATGCCGCCCTTCTGACGGGCAATGGCCACCTGTTCCGCCACGGTATCCACGCCCTCCAGGTCGGGAAGGAGCAACCCCCGCCTGTGACCACAGCTGACAATAACCCCGTAAACCTTCGGGTCCAGGTCCGCTACGGTGGCCGGTTCTGGTTCACTTAAGACATCCACCGAATACTGGAGCTCGGGTAATTCGTCGACCGTTACCGGGGGGAAACGGGGGTCTTCCAGGCCTGCCGCCAGGGCGTTGTAGATAATCTCCCCGGCCAGGTTCTCCCGGGTGGGGCTGATGGTGCCAATGCAGCCCCGCAACTGGCCGTTTTTCTTTAGAGATACGAAGACGCCGGCCCGGCCGGCAAGTTCCGGGGGCAGCGGGGCGGGAACCGGTAACACTTTGCCCGTGCGCAGGTAGTGTTCCAGGCTCTGCCGGGCCAGGCGCACCGGCAGGGATTCTTCCCTGGCAGCAGCCGTCTCCCGGGCCAGCAGGCTGCGCTCCGGGGCCTCCTCGCCGGGTTCCAGGTGGGCCACCAGGTAGCCGACGCCGAAGGGTCCTTCATAGGAAAGGACTTCTCCCTTAACCCGGTAGCCGTCCAGGGCCCCCAGCCCCATAATAAAGGAACGCAGGCCGCACTCGCCGGCTCCCTCGGCCAGGTCTTCCGGTATGGCCAGGATCCCTTCGACATCCAGGGCTGCGAGCAAATTCCTTATTCTGGCATCAAAGACTTTGCCCCGGGGGTCGTAACCTGCCGGGGCTCCGGGCAGCAGGCGGTGGGACATATCGCCGCTGGCCACCAGGAGGGCCCGGCGCGGGCTATCTTTGACGGCCCTCGCCAGGGCGGCGCCAAAGGCATAGAGTTTTTCCCGTTCCATAAAGGCCATGCCCATAGCCACCAGGGGTACCTCCAGGCCGGCCTGGCGTAAAAAATACAGAGGAACCATCATGCCGTGGTCCAGTTCCGGGGTCAGGCCGTAACTACTGCTGGCCCGGGCATCAAGCCAGGCAACTGCTATCCCCTCCTCCCTAGCCTTTGCTGCAATAGCGCGGCTCAAATCCAGGTCCAGGCTGTACTTAAACCGGACTTCCCCCGCCCGGAAGGCCGCCAGGTCGCCTGCCAGTTCCGGCGTCGCCCAGATACCCACGGCGTCGCGGAAGACCGGGCCGTGGGGGGAAATGATAATTATTACCTCCGGCTGATGGGCAGCCACCCTGGCTGCCAGCTCCCTGGCCGCTGCCACCGTAGCCTTAATCCTTGCCACCTCGCCGCGCCCGACCTCCGGGACCATAATTGGCGGGTGGGGCATAAAGCCTACATCCAGCAACCGTCCCATGGTAATCACCCCTTTTAATATAGCCCGGTATCCATCCTTTCATGTAACTACCAGAACCCGGGCCTTTCCCTCAAGGTTTACTTTACCACATCTGCCAGCACTTTGACAGGGGATGGAGTTCCCCGGGGACAAAAGTAGCCCGTGACCCATTCGTCACGGGCTTTTTTATCCCTCTACCGGCAGCCCTCCCGGTGCCCAGGCTCTAACCCCGGACCATTTTACCTTTACCCGGCCCAACTTCCAAAATTTCCTGGCCCGGTATCGCGGGGTGACAGAGCTTTACCTGTTAACCTGCCGGTTTCCCCCCGGCAGGCGTTCCCTTCCCCGCCAGGTAATTGACAATGCCGGCGTAAATGGCAAAGGCCATGCGGCGCTGGTAGTGGGGATCAGCCAGCAGCTTTTCCTCTTCGGGGTTGGATATAAAGCCCACCTCCACAATAACCGCAGGGATCTTCTGGGTCCGGAGGACAAAGGCGTCAATACTTAAAGGTACCCGGTCGGTATTGGCCAGCAGGCGCTTAATCTCCGCCTGGATGGACTCAGCCAGCTTCTTTCCTTCAGCCGATTTGGGATCATAGAAAAGCTGGGCACCCCGCTCCCGGCTGTCAAAGGCATTGCAGTGGACGGAGATAAAGAGATCGGCCCCAACCTTCCCGGCGAGCCGGACCCTTTCCACCAGGTCGTCGCCCGATTCCCCTAGCGGGACGTTATCGTCCTGGCGGGTTAGAATAACCTTCGCCCCACCGGCTTTTAAAAAGCCGGCCAAGTCCTTGCTGATGGCCAAGTTAACCCGGTGTTCCGGCGTCCCCCCCGGCCCCATGGCCCCGGCGTCGATACCCCCGTGACCCG
It encodes the following:
- a CDS encoding M20 family metallopeptidase, whose product is MYGVKERISRAIEEIKDQIIQVAEAIFDHPETGNEEYFAADLLTGILAEKGFKITRPLCQLPTAFRAELATGTPGPRIGLLAEYDALPELGHACGHNLIAAGSLGAALGLAAAVRELRGTIVVLGTPAEESHGAKVLLAREGALDDLDVAMMFHPGDTNAVEVTSQALEALEFIFEGRAAHAASSPEEGINALEAVIQLFNNIHALRPYLKDEASIHGIITEGGVSPNIIPERAVARFYLRASTREALNRVARRVEDCATAAALATGTRFWYHNYEPSYEAMLVNRTLAGAWQRNLQELGVTDLAPACRSRGSLDMGNVSRVVPAIHPYLSLNAGKLVPHTREFARAVRGEAGRRLVILAARALAWTAVDVMLDRELLAQIKDEFAGWQAGNVAT
- a CDS encoding aminopeptidase translates to MPDLASACRLALAECLAVRAGDKVLIVTDTDLQPLGEAFFRAARELGAEAAAITMLPRDNHGQEPPEMVAAAMLKGQVVVLVTSRSLSHTRARRAANDAGARIASLPGATADMLERTLAVDYDAMAAECEDYAAILTGGQEVHLTTPAGTDLTFSIAGRRGHPDTGLYRRPGDFGNLPAGEAYIAPVEGTARGILVIDGAMSGIGFLKEPLRIRVEEGRAVEVSGGEARALEEILNRYGPESRNIAELGIGLNPLAKLTGNVLEDEKVRGTVHIALGDNSTFGGRVEAPSHLDGILLRPRLSVDGRQVL
- the amrS gene encoding AmmeMemoRadiSam system radical SAM enzyme is translated as MHGVTEAAYYVKLPGEKVECRLCPHTCVIAPGKRGVCRVRENREGRLITRNYGRCSSLALDPIEKKPLYHFYPGSLILSAGTVGCNFSCDFCQNWEIAQQEPETVVISPDDLVRKAREVDSLGIAYTYSEPLVWFEFVLATAQLARNAGLKNVMVTNGFIRPEPLKELLPWIDAWNIDVKGFSLEFYRKVVKGDYRPVLKTAAAAVDSGSHVEITTLLVTGLNDDSTELEELVKWVATNLGVDTPLHFSRYFPRYRLEAPPTPLETMRRARDMARKHLHYVYLGNVADPEANNTYCPVCGELVIRRTGYHVSLPGLDGRICRSCGSELAIVR
- the amrA gene encoding AmmeMemoRadiSam system protein A, whose product is MGRLLDVGFMPHPPIMVPEVGRGEVARIKATVAAARELAARVAAHQPEVIIIISPHGPVFRDAVGIWATPELAGDLAAFRAGEVRFKYSLDLDLSRAIAAKAREEGIAVAWLDARASSSYGLTPELDHGMMVPLYFLRQAGLEVPLVAMGMAFMEREKLYAFGAALARAVKDSPRRALLVASGDMSHRLLPGAPAGYDPRGKVFDARIRNLLAALDVEGILAIPEDLAEGAGECGLRSFIMGLGALDGYRVKGEVLSYEGPFGVGYLVAHLEPGEEAPERSLLARETAAAREESLPVRLARQSLEHYLRTGKVLPVPAPLPPELAGRAGVFVSLKKNGQLRGCIGTISPTRENLAGEIIYNALAAGLEDPRFPPVTVDELPELQYSVDVLSEPEPATVADLDPKVYGVIVSCGHRRGLLLPDLEGVDTVAEQVAIARQKGGIGPDEPYRLERFKVTRYH
- a CDS encoding N-acetylmuramoyl-L-alanine amidase, which translates into the protein MARVVFVPRRRVRGLLIIALAVLGAFWVRIWYQGVKEEQAIQALSWAVANQVVVVDPGHGGIDAGAMGPGGTPEHRVNLAISKDLAGFLKAGGAKVILTRQDDNVPLGESGDDLVERVRLAGKVGADLFISVHCNAFDSRERGAQLFYDPKSAEGKKLAESIQAEIKRLLANTDRVPLSIDAFVLRTQKIPAVIVEVGFISNPEEEKLLADPHYQRRMAFAIYAGIVNYLAGKGTPAGGKPAG